The segment TTGCACAGGAAGGAGTCTCCCGGGCTACCCGAAGATGTCTAATTATCCCCACCCACACCTGGGAGTATGGGTGCCCAGAAAAAGGATTTTAAGGGCCTGGGAGTTGTGCACATGTGTGAGTGCCCCCGCTTCCACACCAGGGCAGGACATCCAGGTTGTCGGGAGATGGAGTTGGAGAGGGTGTTCTCTGCGCCCTGGGGAAGTGGGTGCAGGGTGAGCCCAATAAGGGGAAGGTGCCAAGGAGGGCCCTAGAGACCCAAGAGTGGGAGCCACTCCCCTCTTCCCCACACCTCGGTGTTGTTTTTGGCGATCTGCCCAGTGGGGCCTTGGCCTCGTAGCCCTGGGGCCTCAAAATGAGGCCCTTAGGGAGGCAAGTGGCTGGAAGCTGGTAGCGGGAACTTTGCAGCTGGGGTCCTAGGCTTTGGGAAGGCCCCCGGTGCTCAGGGGGGAATGTCTGTGGGGGAAGATGACCATTCCCCCACAGACATAGAGTCATAGGGATAGAGGCTATGCACAGGCATAGAGTCATAGGGTCCTGGGACTCCCTGTCTCTCTGGgactccctgtctcctcctctcaGAGGACTGGGAAAACTGGTGACAAAAAGGAGATCCCAAAGTGACCTTTGCAGACCCTAGggttcttcccttgtggctcagttggtaaagtttCTGCCTGTAAgactggagatgtgggtttgatcgctgggtccggaagatcccctggagaagcaaacggcaacccactccagtattcttgcctggagaatcccacagacagaggagcctgggaggctactgtccatggggccataCTGTAGTTGCCTCTATTCCCTGTGAGACAGGTACTTCTATATCCacttatagataaggaaactgacacTCAGAGAGGGttagtgatttgcccaaggtcgcaCAGCAGTGGCGTGGCAGATCACACCGCAAGCCCGATCCCTCCTCCCTGTGCTCCCGCACTCAGCTGTCCGTCAGAATCACCCAGGGATTGTTCTGAAAGTGCCGACTCCCTGGTCTCCCCCAGAATTACAGAATCATCACAGACAGCCCGGGACTTTGCAGAATCATAGAGTTCTTCAGGTGATTCTGAAGCAGCTCTCAGAAGGGAGGGGCTGCGGGCTCCTGCTCCATACCCAGAAGGGTGAAGGGAACTGCCGGAAGGGAGGCGTCAAGGGCTCCCTGTTTCCCCTCTGGGCGGTGGCTCGAGCTTCCTGGCTGTCCAAAGAGGGGTGCGCCCTGAGCCTCCTCCGTTGGGTACCAGGTCACTGGGGGGCcggccctccctgcccacctggGTCCTCAGGGAGCAGGTGCCTGGGAGGAGAGGGCGACCGATGCCCGGGCCTGGCCTccacccttcctccctcctccctgctctcagctgtccccttctccaaccAGAGGAAATGGAGCGGGCTGGGGGTGGCCCGCTGAGCTCACATCCTCCACCCGAGCCTAAATCAGGAGCGCGACCCTTCCACTCCCAGAGCCCAGGCCTGGGAAGAAGGTGGTGGCGCAGGGGAAGTGCCTGGAGCTGCTGCCAGGAACCTAGGACCCTCCACCCTCCCCGCCAAGGTCCCCAGCCCAGTCACTCGGAGCCTCTCCCCCACCGCCTTTCCGGCCattgttctggaaaaaaaaaaaaacagagtcacCCAGGCTGGCCCTGCCCTTGTTCCCGTCACGTTGTCCTGCCACTCCCCGGAGGGGCTGCCTCTCGGCCACCCGGGACCATCCAGGCAGGCAGCAGGTGGAGGGACTTCTCTGTATTGACCTCCTTGCCCTCagcgaggctcagagaggtcccagggctggccaaggtcacacagctgggcagagggagaagaatTTGAACCATGCGCTTCCTGCTCCTCGGGCCTCTGTTCTCTCCACTGCGCTGAGCGGTTCTGTGTGACGAGGACTTTCCAAGGGGGCTGCAGGATGGCTGGGAGCAGCCTCCGCCACCTCGCGGCTTCGTCAGGCTTCGGCTCTTACCTTTTCGGTGCAGCGCCATTCGGCTCAGCCCTGAACGTAGCTGTCCCCCCTCTCCCTGTCCTGTGCGCCTCCTCACTGCACGCTTGGTCCCTCCCTATTGGAATGAGGCCCTGTCTTGCTGGGGTATTCAGGGGCCCACCGGGGCCTGGGGGGCAGGCCTGGACCAGCATGCTTGGCACCGTGCCTGGCTGGGTTGAGccgggcctcctcctcctcctccttcccggCAGGGGTGGGTTCCAGCAGGAGGCAGGGACCACCTGTGACAGCGCTCTCCTCTCCCTGAGGACCGCTGCCCCCCTCCTCCCGCGCCCTGGCTCACACGTGGAGCACGCCTGCACGAACCCTGTCCCCGAGAGGGGACTGATCCGGTGTCCTACCCCTGCCCCGGGGCATGGAGCTGTCTGCCAGGAGCTCGTGGGGTGCAGAGTCTGCAGTTCCTCCTCTGACAGGGGCCAGTGGGGGGAATGGTACCAGCTTTCACTGGAGACACCACATCTCGGGAGTACGGGCTAACGTGTAAGGAGCGCTAAATGCTGATAGCTCCCGTCTTTCACGAGGGTCAGGCGTTGTACTCACAACCCTCGTGCGTGGCTTCTATGATCcgcccgttttacagatgagaacccTGAACcgaagaggttaagtgactttctGCAGATCACACAGCGAGTGCCTGGCAGAGCCGGGACATGGTGTGGGTCTGCATGATGCCACCTTCCCCTCTAGCTCCACTCAAGGATGCCCCCTGGGCCGGGCACGTGGCCCTTGGGTCCAGCCCTGGCATCCACCCTCTCACCCTCAAgcttcaggctcctctctcttctttctcagccccCTCAGCCCTGTGGAACAATGAGACTGGCTCCTCGGCCCATTCAGGCAGGAATGCTAACCATGCACTCGTGGGCCTGTCCTTTGAGGGCACAGCAGGCTGGGGGGGCCCCCCATCTCCACCCCCTTCGACTATAAACAAGTGGGGTTAGGGACCCGGGGAAGCCAGGCCACTGCAGCAGCTCCCTGCAGTCGGTGCCCTCCAGCTGATGGGCCAGGGTGAAGGGCCACAGGGACCAGACAGCTTGGCGGGCCATGGGACAGGTGCTTTTCTGCACTCCGAGAGGTCAGCGGGAGCCGAGCAGTGGGCTGGAGGGACCCTGGGTCAGGGGTGGGTAGGGGTGCCCTGACACCTCTGCTCTAACCCCCAGAGCTCCTCGGCTCCACAAAGCGGCTCAATGTCAACTACCAGGATGCTGATGGGTGAGTGAGAGCCCCCTCAACCCCTCTTGAAAACCGCGTGGTGGGGGAAGGGCGGGGAAGGATCAGGGGCCTGGAGTCCCTTTCCCTCTCAAACCCGGCCCTGGAAGTGTGTTTGCTGAGCGCTCTGGCCCATCTGCCTGCATGCCTGCCCGTGGGGCTGTCCCTGAGTGCGGGGAGGGGGCCTCACTGAGGGGCCTCCTTGGGTCCGATTCCTGCTGGGCCCCATTTTCTCCCTGGAGGGTAGGAGCCCTGGGGCTCCTGCTcccacagccccctcccctgggCCCGCTGAAGGGGAGGCCAGACAAACAGGCCTCTCAGCCCAGACACTAAGCCCTTTCATGCCGCAGCCCAGCAGCTCTGCGCTCCCACGGCACGgctggcagggtgtgtgtgtgtcgagGTGGGGGCGGTGCGGGGGGGCAGCCACAGTGGGCAAGTAACTCAGCCACGCCAGCCCCCAGGATGAGTCTGCCCTGGAAGACCAGGATTTCGGGGGTGGAGACTGCTGCCTGACACCCCTGACCTGTGTCCTACCACGCCAGCTTTTCGGCTCTCCACCATGCCGCCCTGGGGGGCAGCCTGGAGCTCATCGCCCTGCTGCTGGAGGCTCAGGCCACCGTGGATATCAAGGACAGCAATGGTGAGAACCCAGGCACGCCCATCCCCAGACCCTGGGGTCAGCATGCCCCTGCCACATCACGGCAGTGCCAAGGGATGTGGGCGTGGCTTCTCGGAGCTTGCAGATGCTGGACCTCGTCAGTCTTCACAGCCTACTGGGGTCGTGGGTGGTACTGAGAGCCCATTATCCAGCTGGGGAAGTTGAGGTTACAAGGTCACCAGATCCTCTGTGGTGGGCACAGTGGCCTTCTGGCTTCAGCCCAGCCTCTTCCTGGCCACATCCAGCTTCTTCTGGgtcttctcccctccagccggGCTTAGTTCTTTCCCCTGACCCCAGGCTGTCCCAGGACCTCCTTCAGAAACCTGTCCCCTCCTGCAGGCATGCGCCCACTGCACTACGCGGCCTGGCAGGGCCGCCTGGAGCCCGTGAGGCTGCTGCTGCGCGCCTCTGCAGCTGTGAACGCCGCCTCGCTGGACGGGCAGATCCCACTGCACCTGGCTGCACAGTATGGACACTACGAAGTGGTGCGTGAGCCTGCCAGCCTACGGGGCGCTGGGGCTGGGGGCACGGGCCGGCACAGGGGGCCCGGCCAGACGAGACCCTCACccggctccccccaccccagtcagAAATGCTCCTCCAGCATCAGTCCAACCCCTGCCTGGTCAACAAGGCCAAGAAGACACCCTTGGACCTGGCCTGTGAGTTTGGACGGCTCAAGGTGAGGCCTGCTGCCCTTGGGGTACTGGGTTCTGGGCGTGCGTGGGGTCTCCAGGGGGAGGCCCTACCCAAGTGCCGGTTGCCGCAGGTGGCCCAGCTGTTATTGAACAGCCACTTATGCGTGGCCCTGCTGGAGGGGGAGGCCAAGGACCCGTGTGACCCCAACTACACCACGCCCCTGCACTTGGCTGCCAAGAATGGCCACAGAGAGGTCATCAGGTACCCACCAGGGCTCCCccagcttcctcctcctcttcctatgGGACTGTTAACGTCCCCTCAATGCCCTGCCCCACTACCCCCTTCACCCTTGCTCTGGATCGCTCTCCCAACCCCCAGCGATCAGCTTCTCCTTCTGTACCCGCTGCCTCTGACGCCAGTCACTCGCCCTCCCATCTGCAGGCAGCTCCTGAGAGCCGGGATTGAGATCAACCGCCAGACCAAAACAGGCACGGCGCTCCACGAGGCCGCGCTGTACGGCAAGACTGAGGTGGTGCGGCTGCTCCTGGAGGTGGGTGTCGACCCCTGGTTACCCCACATGTGTATACAGGTCCCCGCCGGGTGCTGGATCCAAGATTGGCTGGGGAGGCAAGAGAAGGAGTGTCCTGCATGGGTTGGGGCCCAAGTGGTTGGAAAGCAGATAGATGTGGTTCGAGCCCCAGTTCTTCCTTTCACTGGCTGAGTGTTGAGCTCATCCCAGAACAAATTTGAGCTTCCATTTCCTTGTGTAAAATACGAAAACAGTAGCTACTTCCTGGGTAGCTGTGGGAATTGGGAGAAGCGGCCAACCCGGTGCTCAGCACAGGCTGACCCCGCTCTGTGTGCCTAGGGAGGGGTGGATGTGAACATTCGGAACACGTATAACCAGACGGCGCTGGACATCGTGAACCAGTTCACCACCTCCCAGGCCAGCCGGGAGATTAAGCAGCTCCTGCGGGGTGCGCGTGGTGGGGAGAAGACCCAGCCCAGGGGCTTCAGAGCCACTCCAGAGGGTCCCCGGGAGTGGAAGAGGAGCGGATATCACATTCCTGGGGCTGGCCGGGGGGATGCTGTGGGGATGAAGGGGCAGGGACCTGGGGGAGGGTCAGAAAGGGGACTGGAGAGGTGGGAAAATGCCCTGGGAACCCTCAAATGACACCTGTCCTCTTCCTTGTCTCAGAGGCCTCAGGGATCCTGAAGGTGCGGGCGCTCAAGGATTTCTGGAACCTCCACGACCCCACTGCCCTCAACATCCGGGCAGGGGACGTCATCACGGTGAGGACCCGAAGCAGGCGTTCCTCTGAGAACACAATTGGTTGCTGTCACTTGGGCACTTGCTGTGGATCAGGCTCTGTGTTAAGGTCTTTATTTGCACGATCTCATTGAATTCTTTCCCATCTAAGTAAGGTAGGTGTTCTTATCACTTTCTTTTTTAGAGCTGACAGAATTGAGGCTTAAAAGAATTAAAGTGATTTGTCCAGAGTCACAAGCTAGCCTGCAGTGGAGCTGGGGTCTGAACCCAGGCTGACTCCAGACTCTTTGTTTGCCCTGGAGGCAACCCGGGGGTTGGGCTGGATGCTGGCAGGGGCAGGACTATAGGCCCACTTGAGCATCAGGGGGTGCtccctgtggggaggggaggagctggaCCATGGCTGCAGGCTGGCCACTTGGCGCAGGAAGTGACCATGCCCCCCTGCCCATCTGCCACAGGTGCTTGAGCAGCACCCAGACGGCCGCTGGAAGGGCCACATCCACGAGAGCCAGAGGGGCACCGACCGTGTGGGCTACTTTCCCCCGGGCATCGTCGAGGTGGTCAGCAAGCGGGTGGGTGTCTTGGCACCCCGCCTACCCTCTGTGCCCACCCCCCTGCGCCCAGGCTTCTCCAGGACACCGCAGCCCCCTGCCGAGGAGCCCCTGCACCCCCTCACCTATGGCCAGCTGCCCCGGGTGGGCCTCAGCCCAGACAGCCCAGGTATGTCCTCTCCGGGAGCGGGTATGGCGATGCTGGGCACCGGCGTGAGCGTCTGGCTCTGGCCAGCCAGCCAGCTGTGGGTGGGGCCCACCGGGGTTCTGACCGCTTGGCTCCTGCCCCCGCAGCAGGTGACAGGAACAGCGTGGGCAGTGAGGGCAGCGTGGGCAGCATCCGCAGTGCCGGCAGCGGGCAGAGCTCCGAGGGCACCAACGGCCACAGCACCGGCCTCCTTATCGAGAACGcccaggtgggtggggggtggggggctcttgGGACCAGGGCtgaaccccttctcctccccttcccctgcctcccaCTGCCAGTTCCCCAAACAAGAGACATCGCCTTCCTATCTCCAGCCGCTGCCCTCTGCTGGAGACGACCAGGTGCCTCCAGGACTACAGCCCGCGTCCCTAGCAGGtaggaagggaggtgggggccTGGGTGGGCCAGGAGAGATGCAGGTGGGGGTGCTGAGGACCTGGCACCCCTGCATCCTGCCATCCTGAATGCATTTCTCTCCGTCCTCAAAGACAACCCGAACCACCGCCCTCTGGCCAACTGTCGCTCGGGGGAGCAGCACTTCACCCAGGACGTGAGGCCTGAGCAGCTGCTGGAGGGGAAGGTGTGACCTCCACCGGGGAGGTGGCTATGGGCCCAGAGGAGGGGGCAGGATGGGCCTCAGGGTGGACTTGAGTTCCTGTTCGGACCAGGCCCCTGGGCGGGGGCTGGGGTCAGTGGCAGGACTGTGGCCTTGGCactcagccccctcccccagcaggcTCAGCGCCATTAAtggcaccccctccccccaacttgCAGGATGCTCAGGCCATTCATAACTGGCTGAGCGAGTTCCAGCTGGAGGGCTACACTGCCCACTTTCTGCAGGCCGGCTACGACGTGCCAACTATCAGCCGCATGACGCCCGAGGTTGGTGCCACAgcgggagggcagggcaggaacCCGTGGCCAGGGGAGGTGGCCTGACGGCACGACTTTGTGTGGCAGGACCTGACGGCCATCGGGGTGACCAAGCCTGGGCACAGGAAGAAGATCGCCTCGGAAATCGCCCAGCTGAGCATCGCGGAGTGGTTGCCCAACTACATCCCGGTGAGTGGGCGGCAGGCACGGGCTCCCACCGCCGGCTGAGCCCTCCTGGCTTGGGGGCCAACAGTGCGGCTCTTGCAGGCGGACCTGCTAGAGTGGCTGTGCGCCCTGGGGCTGCCTCAGTACCACAAGCAGCTGGTGAGCAGTGGCTACGACTCCATGGGGCTGGTGGCTGACCTCACCTgggaggagctgcaggagatcgGCGTCAACAAGCTCGGTGAGGACTGCCCTGGGCCTTCTGGCTGGGCCTCCATGTGCCTCCGAGGGCCCCCAAGATGTTTCAGGCTCAGGAGGGATGAGGGGTACCCTCTCCAGCCCCAGCTCACCCTGCCGCCTCTATCCTCCTGCTCTCAGGTCATCAGAAGAAGCTCATGCTGGGGGTGAAGCGGCTGGCTGAGCTCCGGCGGGGCCTACTGCAGGGGGAGTCCCCAGGGGAAGGTGGCCGCCGGCTGGCCAGGGGCCCGGAACTGATGGCCATCGAGGGGCTGGAGAACGGGGACGGGCCCCCTGCGGCCAGCCCACGCCTCCTCACCTTCCAGGGCAGCGAGCTAAGCCCGGAGCTCCAGGCGGCCATGGCAGGGGGCAGCCCTGAGCcactccccctgccccctgcccgctCCCCAAGCCAGGAGAGCATTGGGGCCCGCTCACGGGGGTCCGGCCACTCGCAGGAACAGCCTGCCCCCCAGCCCAGTGGCGGGGACCCCAACACCccacaggagaggaatcttccAGAGGGCACAGAGCGGCCCCCAAAACTCTGTTCCCCACTTCCCAGCCAAGGGCCCCTGCCTTACGTCTTCATGTACCCCCAGGCCTCAccctccagcccagcccctgggccgCCTCCGGGTGCTCCCCGGGCCTTCTCCTACTTGGCTGGCCCCCCGGCCACTCCTCCAGACCCCCCGCGGCCCAAGCGCCGGTCCCACAGCCTGAGCCGCCCCGGCCCGGCTGAGGGGGAGGCCGACGGGGAGGCCGAAGGGCCAGTGGATAGTGCCCTGGGCAGCTACGCCACCCTCACTCGGCGACCAGGACGCAGCACCCTCGCCCGGACCAGCCCCAGCCCGACCCCAATGCGGGGGGCTCCCCGCAGCCAGTCCTTTGCCCTCCGGGCTCGCCGCAaaggccccccgcccccaccccccaagcgCCTCAGCTCCGTCTCTGGCTCTGCCCCGGAGCCCCCACCACCGGATGGAAGCCCGGGGCCCAAGGAGGGGGCCTCGGGGCCCCGGAGGCGAACACTGAGTGAACCCACAGGCCCCTCGGAGCCCCCCGGCCTGCCTACCCCGGCCGGTGCCGCATCGGACACGGAGGAGGAGGACCCCGGGCCGGAGGGGACACCCCCGTCTAGGGGCAGCTCAGGGGAAGGGCTCCCCTTTGCGGAGGAGGGGAACCTGACCATCAAACAGCGGCCCAAGCCAGCAGGACCCCCACCCCGGGAGACGCTGGTGCCTGCCGGCCTCGACTTCAacctcacagagtcagacactgttAAACGGAGGCCCAAGTGCCGGGAGAGGGGGCCACTGCAGACAGCACTCCTGGCCTTCGGAGTGGCGGGTGCCACGCCCAacgcccctgccccccagccctcGCAGACCCCCAGCGAGTCCTCCGCGGCCTCTCCCAGCCCTCCCCGGCCTGACCCAAGCAGCCTTCCCACCCCTGGAGCTCCAGCCCCTCTCTCCCCCAGCCTCCCGGCCCAGCCCCTCGGGCCCACCCTGGAAAATAGTCAGCGGCCCGGGGAGACGGAGCCCCCGGCTGCCCCCGCTGCCCTCATCAAGGTGCCTGGAGCAGGTATGAAGCCGGGGCTTGCAGGGAGAGGGTGGTGTGGGCAGGGCCTGTGTCCGGCTCAGCTGAGTCACAAGCCAATCTCTTTGTCTCTGCAGGAACAGCCCCCAAGCCTGTGTCGGTGGCCTGCACCCAGCTGGCATTTTCTGGCCCTAAGCTGGCTCCCCGGCTCGGCCCCCGCCCGGTGCCCCCTCCAAGGCCGGAGAGCACGGGGCCCGCAGGCCCAGGCCGGGCCCAGCAGAGACTGGAGCAGACCAGCTCGTCCCTGGCAGCTGCACTGCGAGCCGCGGAGAAGAGCATTGGCGCTGAGGAGCGAGAGGGGTGAGGGTGCTGGGAGAACGGGAAACTTAAGAGCAGCTCCTCCCACCCCCCGAGTCCTTCCCCCAGGGTCTGGGCATGATGGGGAGGGGACATCAATGTCATGGCAATCAGACCCTCAGGCTGGGGGGGGGGTCCCCACGGGGAGGGGTCACCCAGATCTGGCCTGCAGGCAAGTGGCACTTAAGAGGCATGCGAGCTTGGACGTCACTTCTGTGAACCCCAGTGCCTCTGTGGGAGGAAGGGTCCGTGACTCCCGTGACCTTGGGAAGTTGTGAGAAACGGGACAAGATGCACGCCCAGTGCTCGCCCCAGCCAGGCCCTGTGCCCAGGGCCAGCAGGGTGCAGACCGCTGGCTCGTCTGACCTGGCCCTTCCCTGCCACAGCACCCCCGGCGCCTCCACCAAGCACATCCTAGATGACATCAGCACCATGTTCGATGCCCTGGCTGACCAGCTGGATGCTATGCTGGACTGAGCCGGACCTGCCAGCAGCCTTCGGCAGTGCCTAGCGCCACCTCCCACAGTGCCCaccgccctccccccccccagCGCAGAAGACACCCCCACCGCCCAAGCGGGGTCCCTCCTGCCACCCCCAGCCTGCGGCCGTCCCCACAGCAGCCCCGTGCAGAGCGGAGGGGACTTTTCAGAACCTGACGTCTCAGCAaagccccccaaccccaccccaagcGTGTAATCTGAGGGGAGGACCTTGCTTCTCGGACAGGGACCCTGGTAAGAGCTTCCTGTCCTGGAAGAATGGTGGCCAGGCTTCTGGGGTGCCTTCTTTCTACCCCACCACCTCCCCAGTGTCTCAAGTGCCTGTGCCAAGGTCCCCTGGCCACCCACCATGCGGTCCTGGAACCCTGAGAGGCTGGAGGCGGCAGGGCATCTGGCCCGGCCCCCGCAGGTGCACACAGGACGTGTCAAGGGCCAGGGGCCTGCTCTCACCATCAGCGGCACCTAGCCAgcctcaggccccgcccctgcCTGCCCTCAGCGAGGCAAAGCTGTCTGCGGCGGGGCTGGTGGGATTAACAGGTCCCTCGAACAGATCCCCAGAGTCCAAACGTTTCCAACTGTAAATGTTGTTTTTTAAGCAGAGagaaatgcatatattttaaatggaatttattCTATCTATAACTGcctgtgaggacacagtgggggaggggCTTCGGACCACAGGGAGAGCACCCACTGCCCGCCTGGGGATGC is part of the Budorcas taxicolor isolate Tak-1 chromosome 19, Takin1.1, whole genome shotgun sequence genome and harbors:
- the CASKIN2 gene encoding caskin-2, giving the protein MGREQDLILAVKNGDVTGVQKLVAKVKATKTKLLGSTKRLNVNYQDADGFSALHHAALGGSLELIALLLEAQATVDIKDSNGMRPLHYAAWQGRLEPVRLLLRASAAVNAASLDGQIPLHLAAQYGHYEVSEMLLQHQSNPCLVNKAKKTPLDLACEFGRLKVAQLLLNSHLCVALLEGEAKDPCDPNYTTPLHLAAKNGHREVIRQLLRAGIEINRQTKTGTALHEAALYGKTEVVRLLLEGGVDVNIRNTYNQTALDIVNQFTTSQASREIKQLLREASGILKVRALKDFWNLHDPTALNIRAGDVITVLEQHPDGRWKGHIHESQRGTDRVGYFPPGIVEVVSKRVGVLAPRLPSVPTPLRPGFSRTPQPPAEEPLHPLTYGQLPRVGLSPDSPAGDRNSVGSEGSVGSIRSAGSGQSSEGTNGHSTGLLIENAQPLPSAGDDQVPPGLQPASLADNPNHRPLANCRSGEQHFTQDVRPEQLLEGKDAQAIHNWLSEFQLEGYTAHFLQAGYDVPTISRMTPEDLTAIGVTKPGHRKKIASEIAQLSIAEWLPNYIPADLLEWLCALGLPQYHKQLVSSGYDSMGLVADLTWEELQEIGVNKLGHQKKLMLGVKRLAELRRGLLQGESPGEGGRRLARGPELMAIEGLENGDGPPAASPRLLTFQGSELSPELQAAMAGGSPEPLPLPPARSPSQESIGARSRGSGHSQEQPAPQPSGGDPNTPQERNLPEGTERPPKLCSPLPSQGPLPYVFMYPQASPSSPAPGPPPGAPRAFSYLAGPPATPPDPPRPKRRSHSLSRPGPAEGEADGEAEGPVDSALGSYATLTRRPGRSTLARTSPSPTPMRGAPRSQSFALRARRKGPPPPPPKRLSSVSGSAPEPPPPDGSPGPKEGASGPRRRTLSEPTGPSEPPGLPTPAGAASDTEEEDPGPEGTPPSRGSSGEGLPFAEEGNLTIKQRPKPAGPPPRETLVPAGLDFNLTESDTVKRRPKCRERGPLQTALLAFGVAGATPNAPAPQPSQTPSESSAASPSPPRPDPSSLPTPGAPAPLSPSLPAQPLGPTLENSQRPGETEPPAAPAALIKVPGAGTAPKPVSVACTQLAFSGPKLAPRLGPRPVPPPRPESTGPAGPGRAQQRLEQTSSSLAAALRAAEKSIGAEEREGTPGASTKHILDDISTMFDALADQLDAMLD